The DNA sequence gctTTCCGAACAGCGACACCTCTGCTGACCGGAGGCCACGTGACAACCTATCAACAGCTTCTGATCTCGCAGACGGGAGCTCTCACTCACCGCGCCTCCCCCCAGCCACTGTCAGATTCTCGAAATGGCATCCCGAGGGAGTGACCGGGAGGTCCGCCTGACTCCCTCTGCCCTGAAATCACTGGGACGCAGCCAAACCCCCCTctgatggggggggagggggctgcCATCTGTCAGACCATGGGGCGGAGGGGTTcagggcgagagtgagggagACGGCAGATAGACGACACCAGGGCACCAAACAACCGTTGAGGACTTGTTACAcccgcccaccccaccccaccctgaaCCCTACCCTCCCACGACAAATCCGGAAACCCGTTGCCCCACCCCCTAactcccacaccccccaccccccgctaGGGTCTCTGCTGGGTGAGGCCGGCCTCGGGGAGTTGCCGGAAGATTCCGCGGAGGGTCTCCAGTTCCTGGGTGAGCTGTTCAACCTTGGAGCGCAACCTCTCGTTCTCGCTGAGGTACTGGAGAGCTTTCTGCTGGGTCTCCAAGTTCCGGCGTTTGGCTTTATCGCGGCTTTTCCTCACGGCAATGTTGTTCCTCTCCCGCCTCAGTCGGTACTCCACGGTGTCCTTGTTCAGCGTCTTCTTGCCCTTGCAGCCCGGGGCCGAGCGGTCACCTCCCACTGCCGAAACTGTCGCTGAGGAGGTGACCGGGAGCGGTCCCTACAGACAGGAGGAATCTCACAGTTAGGGCATCGTCAGCCGCCACCACAGAGGTCTCTCAGAgcccactccctcggcgctgaccctccgacagtgcccactcccttggcgctgaccctccgacagtgcccacttcctcagcactgaccctccgacagtgcccgctccctcagcactgaccctccaacagggctcactccctcagcactgaccctccaacagggctcactccctcagcactgaccctccgacagtgcccactccctcagcactgaccctccgacagcgcccgctccctcagcactgaccctctgacagtgcccgctccctcagcgctgaccctccaacagggcccactccctcagcactgaccctccgacagtgcccactccctcagcactgaccatgggACAGtgacccctccctcagcactgaccatgggACAGtgacccctccctcagcactgaccatgggACAGTGACCCCTCTCTGACACCAGGACTGCCTTTACCCAGATACCCCCCAGCGAGTGACCGTGAACTCTGAGTGAGCTGCAGGATAATCTGCACGGCAACCCATCCCTGATTGGCTCACGTGTCACCAATAAATATAGGCGCAGGGAGAGGCAGGTCCTTGACAGAGagtcctgtctgtctctgtctctatctctgtctctctctgtcgctctgtctctctccctctctgtccctctttctgtctctccctgtctctctgagagtctctctctatctgtctctgtctctgtctccctctgtcactctctctctctctctctctgtgtccctctctctccctctctctctgtctctctctctctctgtcactctctctccgtctctctctgtctctctttcccgtCCCGCCTGGCCCCCTTTCGTTCTGCGTTGGGAGTGGTCTGAGCAGCGATACCGGACCACCCTCTGAGGggggaatggaaggaaggaacgTTCCTGATTCTCCAAGTCAAACCCACTCCCCCCTTACTGTAAAACGAcaaactccccaccccccaccagagATCCACATTCTCACTCAGTAACAGCAAATCccgacagtgcggaaacaggcccttcgacccaacaactCCCTGCTGACCCTCCggagagtcacccacccagacccattccccattcctCTACATCTACCCCCAC is a window from the Hemiscyllium ocellatum isolate sHemOce1 unplaced genomic scaffold, sHemOce1.pat.X.cur. scaffold_3461_pat_ctg1, whole genome shotgun sequence genome containing:
- the LOC132813205 gene encoding CCAAT/enhancer-binding protein epsilon-like yields the protein GPLPVTSSATVSAVGGDRSAPGCKGKKTLNKDTVEYRLRRERNNIAVRKSRDKAKRRNLETQQKALQYLSENERLRSKVEQLTQELETLRGIFRQLPEAGLTQQRP